One genomic window of Actinoalloteichus hoggarensis includes the following:
- a CDS encoding DUF3153 domain-containing protein, giving the protein MTPVTPARRRASALALLLALIAVLAAGCLRLDITMAINDQDRVAGRFVVAALPTRPDDVGPVIQVPPGMDQLITVEPYDSDGYVGTLLTFDNLTFEQLQELVAHGPQATRYRFNLRQIGENLSFNTTMDLNQVREENADIRIAVTFPAEVDNTNGRTEDRTVTWQPRAGQMNTLRASLEHGGAGDTWIWGAVIIGALTGSASVLIGILALHAHRYSRRLIRR; this is encoded by the coding sequence ATGACCCCCGTGACGCCCGCTCGTCGAAGGGCGTCGGCACTCGCTCTGCTCCTGGCGCTCATCGCCGTGCTCGCGGCCGGGTGTCTACGGCTCGACATCACGATGGCCATCAACGACCAGGATCGAGTCGCGGGACGGTTCGTCGTCGCCGCGCTGCCCACCCGTCCCGACGACGTCGGCCCGGTGATCCAGGTGCCGCCCGGGATGGACCAGCTCATCACCGTCGAGCCGTACGACTCCGACGGTTACGTCGGCACGCTGCTGACCTTCGACAACCTGACCTTCGAACAGCTCCAGGAGCTGGTCGCCCACGGCCCGCAGGCCACCCGCTATCGCTTCAACCTGCGACAGATCGGCGAGAACCTGTCCTTCAACACGACGATGGACCTGAACCAGGTGCGTGAGGAGAACGCCGACATCAGGATCGCCGTCACCTTCCCCGCCGAGGTGGACAACACCAACGGCCGCACCGAAGACCGCACGGTGACCTGGCAGCCGCGGGCGGGCCAGATGAACACCCTGCGGGCCTCGCTGGAGCACGGCGGAGCCGGCGACACCTGGATCTGGGGAGCGGTGATCATCGGCGCGCTCACCGGCAGCGCCTCGGTGCTGATCGGCATCCTCGCCCTGCACGCCCACCGGTACAGCCGCAGGCTGATCCGCCGCTGA
- the metF gene encoding methylenetetrahydrofolate reductase [NAD(P)H] → MTAVVDRLRAQRPVFSVEFFPPRDDESERRLWRAVRELEPLDPAFVSITYGAGGSSRDRTIRTTGRIAQETTLVPMAHLTGVNHSLDELRNVIGWYAAVGVHNVLAVRGDPPGDPMGEWVPHPEGITYAEELVRLVRELGPFCVGVAAFPYGHPRSADLEVDADHLVRKIRAGADFAIAQLFFQPDDFLRLRDRLAARGCDVPLLPGVMPLTTQRMLTKTVELSGADVPPALARRLERHADDPAAFRAEGIEVVTELCSTLLAEGVDALHFYTLNRATATREVVGRLGLLPVRP, encoded by the coding sequence ATGACGGCCGTCGTGGATCGATTGAGAGCGCAACGCCCGGTGTTCTCCGTGGAGTTCTTCCCGCCACGCGACGATGAGAGTGAACGCAGGCTCTGGCGTGCGGTTCGTGAGCTGGAGCCGCTGGACCCGGCTTTCGTGTCCATCACCTATGGCGCGGGCGGTTCGAGCCGGGATCGCACCATCCGCACCACCGGGCGTATCGCCCAGGAGACGACCCTGGTGCCGATGGCGCATCTGACCGGCGTGAACCATTCGCTCGACGAACTGCGCAACGTCATCGGCTGGTATGCGGCCGTCGGCGTGCACAACGTGTTGGCGGTGCGCGGCGACCCGCCCGGCGACCCGATGGGCGAATGGGTGCCGCATCCCGAGGGCATCACCTATGCGGAGGAGCTGGTGCGGCTGGTCCGGGAGCTGGGGCCGTTCTGCGTCGGCGTGGCCGCCTTTCCTTACGGCCATCCTCGATCGGCGGATCTGGAAGTCGACGCCGATCACCTCGTGCGCAAGATTCGCGCGGGCGCCGATTTCGCCATCGCCCAGCTCTTCTTCCAGCCGGACGACTTCCTGCGACTGCGGGACCGGCTCGCCGCGAGGGGCTGCGACGTACCGCTGTTGCCCGGCGTCATGCCGTTGACCACGCAGCGCATGCTGACCAAGACGGTCGAGCTGTCCGGTGCGGACGTGCCGCCCGCGCTGGCCCGCAGGCTGGAACGCCATGCCGACGACCCGGCGGCCTTTCGCGCGGAGGGCATCGAGGTGGTGACCGAGCTGTGCTCGACGCTGCTCGCCGAGGGCGTCGACGCACTGCACTTCTACACGCTCAACAGGGCGACGGCGACACGCGAGGTGGTCGGCAGGCTGGGACTGCTGCCGGTCCGGCCCTGA